One window of the Deltaproteobacteria bacterium genome contains the following:
- a CDS encoding flagellar assembly protein T N-terminal domain-containing protein codes for MLKIININTKTTLLKVFTVFLMTSLITLYAHTTFSKINNIKATKVQAVGQAAIIDNDNIMARDKAIADALRKAIEQAVGTMVTSETLTQNFELISDRIYSKAKGYVRSYKIMAENKNEGVYQVTIEANVAAGNLHNDLDGLLAVLKTKNMPRVLVMVAEQNVGQAGADFWWGNSTFSTNLDVVDNTFVNTWRPKGLKFIDRQALNGKLTTSSALTSAEPSDAAVKEFAAMAGAELVIIGKAVAIDTGPVMDTKMHSIRANISVRTLNLDTGEILCTSMQSLAVAHIDPVTGGTLALQKVAQRAADDLLQKITAQWERHTAGPMAIKLVLKNITKMKQLRTIKRVLSNKTRGVVEVRQRLFKAPTAELEIEYKGSVQDLADALESAKFEKITLAVDEITANTVVVVLK; via the coding sequence ATGTTAAAGATAATTAATATAAACACAAAGACCACATTACTCAAAGTGTTCACCGTATTTCTTATGACATCTCTTATAACACTTTACGCACATACTACTTTTTCTAAAATAAATAATATTAAAGCCACCAAGGTGCAAGCAGTTGGGCAAGCAGCGATTATTGACAATGACAATATTATGGCGCGCGACAAAGCCATAGCTGATGCATTACGCAAAGCGATTGAGCAAGCCGTTGGCACTATGGTGACAAGTGAGACTTTAACCCAAAACTTCGAACTCATCTCCGACCGCATCTATAGTAAGGCTAAAGGCTATGTGCGCTCTTATAAAATTATGGCCGAAAATAAAAATGAAGGTGTCTATCAGGTTACTATCGAAGCAAATGTTGCTGCCGGCAATTTACATAATGACCTCGATGGCTTGCTAGCGGTTCTTAAAACTAAAAACATGCCTCGGGTGCTGGTTATGGTAGCCGAACAAAATGTCGGTCAAGCCGGTGCCGATTTTTGGTGGGGCAACTCAACCTTTAGCACCAACCTTGATGTGGTTGACAATACCTTTGTTAATACTTGGCGACCTAAAGGTTTGAAATTTATCGATCGCCAAGCACTTAATGGCAAATTGACAACGTCATCTGCCCTTACTAGTGCTGAACCTAGTGATGCTGCCGTTAAAGAATTTGCTGCTATGGCAGGCGCTGAACTTGTTATTATAGGCAAAGCTGTGGCTATTGATACTGGCCCGGTTATGGATACGAAAATGCATTCAATACGTGCCAATATTTCGGTGCGTACCTTAAATTTAGACACCGGAGAAATCCTCTGTACTTCAATGCAATCTTTAGCTGTAGCTCATATAGACCCAGTTACTGGTGGTACATTAGCTTTGCAAAAAGTAGCCCAGCGCGCAGCTGATGATTTATTACAAAAAATCACTGCACAATGGGAAAGACATACTGCGGGGCCGATGGCAATTAAGTTAGTACTTAAAAATATTACAAAGATGAAACAACTACGCACGATTAAACGTGTGCTTAGCAATAAAACTCGCGGTGTTGTTGAAGTGCGGCAAAGATTATTTAAAGCCCCTACTGCTGAACTTGAAATTGAATATAAAGGTTCAGTACAAGATTTAGCTGATGCACTTGAATCGGCTAAATTTGAAAAAATCACATTAGCGGTTGATGAAATAACTGCTAACACTGTTGTGGTAGTACTTAAATGA
- a CDS encoding FecR domain-containing protein translates to MKILFLKDAHRAHRFIFAAAPPIIFAVIAALQSMPVTAAKNSDTTVLSLALGDVQKRSKAGGNFNKAATGTIFYEGDRLRTGLASRAELKLADGSVLRLFEKSEVVVRTARFKNSQRQRFSAKLTLGRLWAAVIGAVGNKKGTGAFEISTPNAVCGVRGTRFNTEIDNNGTTTVKVYNGRVLISNRPIYARSGATKNNRVQVPGPQEVSRKQWEEMVADAMQQVTIAANGKMSAPQAFTASGDDWESWNEARDRDSGFKE, encoded by the coding sequence ATGAAAATACTATTTTTAAAAGATGCTCACCGAGCACACCGTTTTATATTTGCTGCTGCACCACCTATAATTTTTGCTGTAATCGCAGCATTACAGTCAATGCCAGTAACTGCTGCCAAAAATTCCGATACTACCGTATTAAGCTTGGCTCTGGGCGATGTGCAAAAAAGATCCAAAGCTGGTGGCAACTTTAACAAGGCAGCAACTGGTACCATCTTTTACGAAGGTGATCGCTTACGCACTGGCCTAGCTTCACGCGCTGAACTTAAACTTGCCGATGGTTCGGTGCTACGCTTATTTGAAAAATCAGAAGTAGTAGTACGAACTGCGCGTTTTAAAAACTCGCAACGCCAACGTTTTTCTGCCAAATTAACCTTAGGTCGACTTTGGGCTGCAGTTATCGGCGCTGTTGGCAATAAAAAAGGAACCGGAGCCTTTGAAATAAGCACCCCTAATGCAGTATGTGGTGTTCGTGGTACTCGTTTTAATACAGAAATAGATAATAATGGTACGACTACCGTTAAAGTTTACAACGGTCGTGTTCTTATTTCGAATCGACCAATATATGCCCGCAGTGGAGCTACTAAAAATAATCGTGTACAAGTTCCTGGCCCCCAAGAAGTCAGCCGTAAACAGTGGGAAGAAATGGTTGCTGACGCTATGCAGCAAGTAACTATTGCTGCTAACGGTAAAATGAGTGCACCACAAGCTTTTACTGCTAGTGGTGATGATTGGGAAAGTTGGAATGAAGCGCGTGATAGAGATTCGGGATTTAAAGAGTAA